Genomic DNA from Triticum dicoccoides isolate Atlit2015 ecotype Zavitan chromosome 4B, WEW_v2.0, whole genome shotgun sequence:
TCATCTCACAATGACAGGGAAATGAGGTTACCTAGTACACTATCAAGATTTTATCACTTGAAGTTCTTGGACCTAGATGGTTGGAATGGTCATTCTGATTTGCCTGAAGACTTTAGCCACCTTGAGaatttacatgctttccatgctacAAGTGAACTCCACTCCAATATTCGCAATGTCGGAAAGATGAAGCATCTGCAGGAGCTAAAAGAATTCCATGTCAAGAATGGGAGCATGGGATTTGAGCTGTCAGAACTTGGGGCATTGACAGAGCTTCAAGGAGGACTGATTATACGTGGTCTTGAACACGTGGCAAACAAGGAGGAAGCTACTGCAGCCAAGCTGAAGTTGAAAAAGAATCTGAAGGAGTTGGAATTACTCTGGGGCAGAGATGGACCAACTACAGATGCTGatatccttgatgctcttcaaccaCACTCGAATCTTAGAGCACTTACAATTGCAAATCATGGTGGTACCGTTGGTCCTAGTTGGTTGTGTCTTGACATCTGGTTAGCAAGTTTAGAGACTCTCACTCTAGAAGGCGTATCTTGGAGCACCCTCCCACCTTTTGCGAAGCTACCAAATCTCAAGCGACTCAAATTGAAGAAAATTTCTAGAATGCAGCAGTTTGGGCTTCGATGTGGTGGCGCTCCAGGGAAATGTTCTATGCGCTTGAACAAAGTCGAGTTTTATGAGATGCCGGAACTTGCTGAATGGGCTGTGGAACCTAATTGCCATTCCTTAACAAGTATTGAAGAAATCATATGCATCGATTGTCCCAATGTCTGTGTGATGCCCTTCTCGGAGGTTTCTTGCACCAATTTGCGCAGACTTCAAGTTTCCGGGTGCCCAAAGATGTCTCTGCCCTCCATGCCTCACACCTCCACACTGACAGATTTGGATGTTAAAAGAGGTGATtcagaaacgttgttgtcttatgaTGGAAAACTATTGGTTGTTGGAGGGTATGGCGGTGCTTTGGCCTACCACAATATGGATAAACTAGAAGATATGGCTATTGAAAATGTATCGTGCATATCAATGCAGTTCCCATCATCCAGCTCACTGCAGAAACTTAGCTTTAGAGACTGCAAGGGCCTGGTTCTTGTGCCTGTGGAGAATGGAGGAGAAATTCAGGAGGACAACTCATTGCTCCAATCAATAACAATATGGGGATGTGGCGAATTGTTCTTTCGGTGGCCCATGGCCACGGGAGAATCAGAGACCATTTACCCTTTCCCTGCTCCCCTGAGGAAACTTGATGTTTGGGGCGAGCAAAGCATGAAGTCGATGGCTCTGCTCTCAAACCTCACGTCTCTCACCAGTCTAAGCCTAATAAGTTGCGGTAAATTAACGGTGGATGGGTTCAATCCTCTCATCACAGTCAACCTCAAAGAACTGCAAGTTACCAGCAGCAGCACCTTAGCAGCAGATCTGCTCTCAGAGGTGGCAAGGACCAAATTATTGCCTGCAGGTTACATGTCTAGATTGGAGAAGCTCATTGTGGATAACATCTGTGGATTGCTTGTTGCTCCTATTTGCAGCCTCCTCGCCCCGAGCCTCCACACACTTGAATTCCAGTATGATGGGAGGGTGAAAAGCTTGACGGAGGAGCAAGAGAAAGCGCTGCAGCTCCTCACCTCCCTCGAGAAACTACATTTTCTCTGGTGCTATGGTCTGCAGTCCCTTCCTCAAGGGTTACATCGCCTTTCTTCTCTCAAGGAGTTACATGTCGTTGGGTGTCTGAAAATCCAGTCGATGCCCAAGGAGGGCCTCCCGGTTTCGCTGCGAAAACTAGAGATGAATTGGCGCAGCGCTGAGATAGACGAGCAGATTGAGAAAATCAAAAGAACCAACCCACATTTATCCGTCGAAGAATAACTACACCCAAGGTAACACTTGTCGCCTCCCTATTTTTTATTGATTTTCTATTTCTGCCTAATATTAACTTGTCAAATCTTATAGACTGGCAGGTTCCACTCCACCACACAAGTTGTCAAACCTGCACATTAATCGGCGGATGCGAGATACAAACCAACCGAGTCTTCATTCCGCGACGCTTGCTGTTAACTCTTCATTCTGCTACATGAACTGAGGGAGGAATCATGGAATTACCAGGCTTGTGCTCTTTTTTCGCATGAAGCAGCAGGGGTGAACAGGCCAATTTAACTGTTGGCCGTTCTTTTCTTGCCATGAATGAAGGAATCAAGTGCCTTTATTTCCTCTTTCTTGAGTCCTTTGCTTTGACAGGAAGGATGATGCTGCCTGCTGCTTTCTACAAAAAGCAActgatataatactccctccgtcccaaaataagtggctcaactttgtactagctctagtataaatttgtactaagctcaagacacttattttgggacggagggagtatcatatactatgtAGCAGTGAGGGCTGTCCTGTCTTGTCTTGGTGGTGCAGAGTGGTATATATGAATGTAACCTTCGTACTATAGTATCGTGAAGTGAAATTGAGTTGAGTATGCTTTCCAATTTGTTTCATTCTTGAAAAATGAAGTAGCAGAGAGTTACAGTCTACTCCCTCcgcctcataatgtaagacgtttattgacactacattagtgtcaaaaaacatcttacattatgggacagatgagtgcaattttgggacggagggagtagcagagaGTGCTGTCTTGTCTTGGTAGTGCATTTATTTTACAGAATGGTACGGATTCCTACTAATATCGTGAAGTGAAACTGAATTGAGTTACATCCTACAAGAGAAGAGAGAATGCTTTCCAATTTGTTTGATTCTTGAACCTATTTAGCCTGATACTGAATTATTCCTCTAGGACCGGAGCAATGAGAATTGTGCTTGGGCAGAGTACTGAAAGTATTGTACCCGCGGCTACAATCTCGCATGGAGATTGCATGCATACAGGTTTAGGTCTCATTGGCTGTCATTTATCCTTCACACAAAGGTAATGAATGATCCAAGTTCATTCATTTTATTGGATTGGATCCTGCAGTCCCAGTGGTGAGTTTCACAGGTGATTCAGAGCAAACAAACAGTGCTGAAGCAATTGTCTCTCTTGATATGCTGAAACGTACTTGACACTTTGTTCTCATTTTTGGGTTTTCCCCTACTAATACTAATATGACGCTCAAAAGTGTTGCGCACTGAAACATTGTAATCTCTGATGAATTGCTCGAACCGGTCCGTCGCCAGTGTTGCCCTTGCTTTCTGATGATTTGCCACATTCCTCAAGCACCACCGTACCTGATATAATTGTGTTGCGTGTTTGCAGAATATCGACATAAGTGATGGCTCGCAGTCGCAGTGGGCTTTGTGGATGCAGCAGCgaacagagcagagcagagcattCCAAGAAGGGACATCCAAAGGTGCGAGGTGGTTATTGGGATTCAGCGTCAGCCCCGCACGACTTGAGAAGCAATTTTTTGTGTATTCGCCTCTGTGAAGCGTTCCGATCATGATGGATTTTGTTCCGTGAACTGATCGATCGATGATGCCAATGTTGTTGGGTGTAACTGATCGAAGGATGATGCCAATGATGATGGCCAGTACATTCACCATCTGCAACTGGAGGTTGTGTGGTTTGATGGGGAAAAAAAGGCCATATCTCTCGGATGACCATGCAAATCAAGTCAAGAAGTGTACCCATCGTGCAGGCTTGCGTGGCGAGAGAAGAGCAAAATGCACCGCAAAAGACCACATATACAGTACTTGGCTATGATTTTCTCATCAAAAGTTAAAATAGCTCTACTACATCAGTGGAGGAAGAGACAACACATGACTCAGACATGATGCTACAGGATTTAGACTCGTAATAATCTCCCCTTCAATCCTGTTGAAGGGGCTTGATGTGGATGATCCCTACCTTGATGCGCAGTTCTGAAAACGAGCACGACCAAGAGGATTAGTCAGAATGTCTGTCTTCTGTTTCCCACTTTTGATGAACTCCACGACCACTGTGCCCTTCTCGACGCAGTCCTGTATGAAATGATAGTGGAGGGCGTGCTTGCTGTGGTCGTGATGCACCAGATTTTTTGCACAATGAGATGGCAGACTTGTTGTCGACATAGAGTTTCGTAGGGGAAGCGTCTTGATTCTGAAGCGCGCCGAGAAGTCGAGCCgccgcaatgtactcagcttcacatgGAGAAGTGGCGACGCTTCTGTGATTGCCAGGTCACCAAGTTGTTTTCGAGGAAGAACAACACTACAACAGCCTCAGGTGCTTTTCCCGGAATCCACATCGCCCACGTGGTCTCTGAATCGTTGTAGCCGACCAACATCTCATTATCGCCGTGGTGGTAGTGGTCAACAATATAATAGAGTAAGCGCTTGAAGCCTTGAGATGATCGCAGGCCTAACATTCTTTGGAGGATGAGTGTGAGCTCAGGTAAACGGGGAATCGGAGACATAGTTCGCCGCGAAACAAGAGCGACGGCAACTGAGATGGTGGTCGGTAGATGGAGACAAGAAAGACGAAGTCCATCTCGACGAATTCAAATATATACACCACTATTTGACTCCTTCGGCGGAGACATGCAGAGCGATGAGATGGActtatgttagagcatctccaacagccgcgttaAACAAGCGCGGCGCCGCAAATTTGCctattttagcgcgcgcgcaatcgGTAGAGcgtctccagcgggcgcgcaataacCGCGCGCGCGGCATATAGAGTTGGACGCGCGGTCCGAATCGCCATCGCGCGCTGCGTATTTGGGGCGCCCGCGGAAGCGGGCGGCACACGcgagcgctcgcgccgcactctctccaTCGCGCCATCTTCGCCCCGCACGCGCCGGCGCTGGCGAGTTGACCCGATGGACGCACGCGCCGGCACCCCCCTCACTCCATCCTACATCCGCGAACCCTCcactgccgccgtcgccgccacaaACCCTAGCGCTGGGAGCGTAGGCCTCGCcttcgccggagctcctccgagcATCGGCCTCGCGCACGGCCTCTTCATGCCACCGCGGATGACCTCGGCGGCGGGTGGCGTCGCGCCAGCGCCCGCCGTGATGAAGCCACGTGCACCCCCCTCGAAGCTCTCAAATGCGGCGCGGCCGAAGAAGGGTAAGACatccgcgaagaagaacaaggcggcggacggcttcGGCACCTCGAAGGCGCCGAGAGAAGCTTGCAGGGCGTGTGATGggcgcggcggctaccgaagcgccggcgagctcacttgTTGAGACGGCGGCCGACGTGCACAATGTGTTCGACGATATGCCCCAAAGGTAAAAAAAATTCCCCAACTTATTTTTTCttgttattttttgaatgcatACATATAGATAGCCTATTTCATTGTTCTATATACTTTGTAGTGTgaacgatgatgcatacatgtcaactatgggtgttggctcgAACAATttgcattggtctcaaaccaatgacatgtatttcgaagaccatgagtttgaggtggacgaggatggtgagggcattgtcgacgcaccGAAAGGAAGAGGAGGCAACTACACCAACGACAAAGACGTTGTGCTATGCAAAACTTGGTTGGacgtgtcgagggatccatccgttggaggtgatcaaagtagagatgcttattggcTCCGGATGAAAGAACACTTTGATCTTCGCAActtgagtggaattgaccgctccgcACGATCGTTCGCTCCCGGTGGTCGACCATCAATAGGGATTGTCAACAATGGGCGGCCGCACAAAAagcggttgacaagttgaacccaagtggcaccAATGATGACGATAGGGTAAGTGTCATTTCACCATTCCTCatgttcatcatgcttgttgttGGTGTTCCTtgtgctaacttgttttgtttttttgtAGTTAAATATTGCACAAAACCCGTTCAAAGAAGAGGAGAAGAgggccaagaaggggaagatcaagaaaggaaggccatttaccttgcctcattgctatgaaatattgaaggatgatgagaaatggaagaagcgtgaggatattgatgatttggatttgagcaaaaaacgcaagcgaacaattgatttggaagatgatgaggaggaggatgcatCAAGTGAAGATGGCAAGAGAAGGCCCACATaaaactcggtttcatactcgaagccaaaacgaccggatggCACGAAGAAAAacgcaaaagaaaagaagaagaggaaaggagatgatgagctcaaaaatgctatggaagcaatCGTCAACgcaagaaaagaagccaacgaggtgaggaaaatggcaaggaatCAAGATGTCGCGGCTGAGGAGAGGAGGTTggtggccgaggagaggagggtggcggccgaggagaggaaagtggcattggaggagaggaaggtgggcatGAAGGAGCGAGCTaaattgttggaatgggagaaacacttgttcttcttggacacatctttgttcaatgatgtgcaaaaggagtatgtcaaccttgcccgtgaagaagtcttgatccaaaaaagagccatgattcGCACAATGGGTGGCagtggccttggcggcatgggtggtGGTTGCCTTGGCGACATGGGTGGCATTGGTGCCATGGGTGGATTTGGAGCTAGCTACCATGGGCGGCATGGGttccatgggtggctttggagctaccatggagaccatgggaggcatgggtggctttggagcaccttCGAGTGGCTTGGACGGCATGGGTGGCATGGGTGGCATGGGTGGCATGAGTTTGGCGTCTCTCATTgggggcatgggtgcacctccgggcgCCGGTGTGCCAGCTTCGCATGAAGATGCCTTTGAAGATCTTGGCAACACCTTTCGAGCTTCACGTGATGATGATGCGGCGCGCaacaatgaagaggaggaggaagaatcatCTTCGGAGGAGTCAAATGAATCggaggaagatgaggatgaagatgaggaCAAGGCTTGATTGTTGTGCCTTTCATTTGTGTCATGAACTtggtttgcattttgaacttggttgaaTGATGTTCTGGGCATGAATTTGAACTTATGGGCATGAACTTTTGGGCACGAACTTGGTTGAATGATGTTTGTGATTCAAATTATATGCCATGTCTTTTGTGTAGATGTGATATTTGTGTCCAAAATGAACAAATGTGAGGCGCCGGCTTCTCGCGCGTGCTACATTTTAGCGCGCTGCTGGAGctacgcgcgcgctgcattttagcgtgaTTGTTGGAGCCAGCGTTGTGCGCCGCGCCAAACCTGGCGATGAGCGCGCCGCAAACCAGATTTTAGCGCGCCGCGTGTTGGACGcctgtttttttcgaaaagggagagctctccggcctctgcatcagaacgatgcatacgccaCCTCAATAAATAAAAATAGGTTCAACAGAGTCGTAAAGTCTTGAACAAAGTAAAGGCGAGCTCACCAAGAACATCGCAGCTAAGCCAAGATAAACCACAATGGCCACAACCGGCTGGTAAAAGAAAAGATAGGAGCACTAatagcctatcctattacatgaccgccaaccaaaccggttgaagatatcccgcgctaccatctcccaccggacagatccagtaaccaaacgctccctggcctccgtcggagtgagtaaggaccacatacggatcagcgccgtagcacgaaataaaacctgcaaaaaatgaatagtagttattctgttaaagaccaaatcatttctgcagttccaaattgcccataacaacgcatacactcctacacgaatatgtctagctgtttcggactctatctcatccagccacgttccaaataacgacccGACCGtactcggaggagtaatgttaaaagtAATTTGCACAGTGCGCCACAAAATTCTCGCCAAAGAACAATCAAGGAAGAGATGCTTAATGGTCTCGTCCTGATCACAGAAGCTACACCTAGTAGATTCAGTCCAATTGCGCTTGACCAAGTTGTTTTTTGTTAAAATTACATgtttatgaacaaaccacataaacactttaattttcaaaacGTTGGACGCCTGTTGAAGTCTTGAAGATGCTCTTAGTCATTTAAAATAAACAGGGCAGCGGTCAGATGTGACCCAAGCATGCACGTAGCTAGGGGAGGCGCACGTAGCGAGCCCTCCCGTTTCTTTCGTTTCTATTTTCTCCCTCCCGGTCGTTTTTGGCTCTCGCTGTGGACGCGATCGTGGGATGGCGCGATCAACCCGGATCATAGCGGCCAGACCGAGAGGGTAGACAAGTCAGTTGTAATAATCAGATAAAAGGAGGAAGGTGAACCAAAAACGATGTGCAGTTACGGCAGCAAAAACTACTGTCTCTCGTgtttgtctctctccctcgctcgttccttctctctccctctctctgatcCGACGACGACAACTAGCATCAGAGCTACGGTGTTCGATCCCTGCTCCGGTGGCCGGCGGTATCTGATCGGCGGTGGCCATGTCTGACAGCGAGTTGGGGAAGAAAAGAATAAGGAGAAGGTCACGGCGCCGCTTGCGCGCCtcaccggcggcggcgacggcgagatcCGCATCATAGAGCAGGTCGTGCATGAGTCGGAAGGCTCGTCGGCGTCCATGATGCTGACAAAGACAAACTACATGATGACGAGCTAGCAGAACATATGATCTCAACAACTGAAGTGAGCACAAAACAATGGCTTTTCACCATGATGGAGTCGATGTCTATGGATCCTTTGTTAGGATGGCAGTGACCCTTTGGGCTACATGATGGGCAAGACGGAAGGCAATACACGAAGGGGTGTTCTAGAGTCCGCTGTCGACAAATTAAAAACTTCGTCTCGGACCCACAAAAGTCAGTGATGTGCGTGATCATACTCCTGGCCGAAGAGGGCGCATGATCGCTCAACCTTCGGGCTATGCGAAAATTCATGTTGACGCGGGTCTTGCTAGATCGGGTATAGGAGGCGTTGCGGCGGGTGTATGCAGGGCCTCTTCTGGAAAATACTTGGGATCATCGGCGCTAGTAATTCATGGCATGAGAGATGTTGCAACTCTAGAGGCCATCGCTTGCAGGGAAGCTCTATCTTCAGcggatgatcttctacttcacaaaTTTGTGGTGGCTACTGATTCTAAGCAGGCAGGGGTTGCATTGGTATTTATGATTTGATTGTAGCAGAGATTAAGTTGAGGGCCGCCGAGTTTAATTTCAGTTTTTGATTCGTTGGTCGGGCGTCGAGTAGAGAACCCCATTTACTAGTCTTCTCATTCTTTAGATTGTGGTAGACATGTCTGGTTGGGACAGCCTCGTGATCCCGTTTGTATCCCGAGTTTTGTGAACTATGAATAATAAAGTTTGGTGGTTCTCAAAAAAAAAGTTATGGATGCTTGTACcactcaaaaaataaaaaatttatggATGTTGGTTGCCTTCATGATGTTGGCGTGTCATCATCAATCGTAATTAGCCTCGACAAGTTGGACTAGTCATAGTAGTCTAGCATGCGGTGCTACATCTTAACCGATCAATAATAGTATTGCATTGATCGAAAACAAAACATGAATGCGATgacttagagggtgtttgttttcagggacttattggtttagggacttaaaaaagtccctataagtcccatctaaaccaaacaggagggacttatagggacttaaagtgggcatttgggacttataaaataagactcttaaggagggacttatagttgtaatatgatcttatagggacttataagtcTCAGGAACCAAACACGTAGGCACATTTTAGGGACttgggacttataagttgggactaaaaaaatccTACGACTTataaaccaaacagggccttaattGTTTGGCTCCCTCCATTCGGATAGATAGCGTAGGGCCGTGGGTGGTGATTGTGTGGTCGATAATACTACACACGGACTAACCCTGCGTGCCCTTCTCTAACTGACTCTCTCTGATTTTCCTTGATGGGCCCGTTTTCACTTAATCAAATCTCAGTCAATCAATCCTAACTAGGAGTAATGCTACACATACATAGGTTTACATGGATTTTATAAACAGATGGGTTGTGATTGGAGGTTAAGGGGAATGAGGGGCCCAcgtccatgaaaatcaggggaagtGGTTAGTTAGAAAGAAAAAAGTCTAGTCAACGTGTAATTGCGTGTAActcttgaagttagcaaaacatatgATCTCAACGACTGAAGTGAGCGCAAGACAAAGGAATTACACACTGACTAGNNNNNNNNNNNNNNNNNNNNNNNNNNNNNNNNNNNNNNNNNNNNNNNNNNNNNNNNNNNNNNNNNNNNNNNNNNNNNNNNNNNNNNNNNNNNNNNNNNNNNNNNNNNNNNNNNNNNNNNNNNNNNNNNNNNNNNNNNNNNNNNNNNNNNNNNNNNNNNNNNNNNNNNNNNNNNNNNNNNNNNNNNNNNNNNNNNNNNNNNNNNNNNNNNNNNNNNNNNNNNNNNNNNNNNNNNNNNNNNNNNNNNNNNNNNNNNNNNNNNNNNNNNNNNNNNNNNNNNNNNNNNNNCTCTTAACCTCCAGTCACAACCCATCTGTTTGTAAAACCCATGTAAACTTATGTATGTGTAGCATTACTTAACTAGTACAGAGTAGTAGTGCAACGTAATCCCTTTGTAAACCCCGGTGAGTCTACCACTGCGTGCTCAGCTGAATGAACAAACCCAGCCTAGCTACCACTGTgcccagaggagaagaagaaatggcgtctgctgctgctgctgctgctagtgcTACCAGCAGCAAGAAGACGATGCTGCGCGTCCTCATCTTCCCCTTCTTCGCCACCAGCCACATCGAGCCCTTCACCGACCTCGCCGTCCGCCTCGTCGCCGCTGGACCTGCCGTGGAGGCCACCATCGCAGTCACGCCGGCCAACGCCCCGGTCGTCCAGTCCTTGCTCCGGCGACGTGGGCAGCCGGAGTATGTCAAGATAGCCACGTACCCGTTCCCGGCCGTGGAAGGGCTCCCGGAGGGCGTGGAGAACCTCGGCAGGGCCACGGAGGCCGACGCGTGGCGCATCGACGCCGCCGCCCTGAGCGAGCATCGGATGCGCCCGGCGCAGGAGGCGCTCGCCAGGGCGCAGTCCCCGGACGCGGTAGTCACCGACGTGCACTTCGCCTGGAACGTCCGcgtcgccggcgagctcggcgCGCCGTGCGTCGCGTTCAGCGCCATCGGCGCCTTCCCGACGCTCGCCCTGCACCACCTCGAGCGGGTGGACGTCGACGATGGCGATGCGGACGTCGTCACGGTCCCCCAGTTTCCGGCCCCTAGTATCCGGGTACCCAGGGCCGAGCTGCCGGAGTTCCTGAGGGGCCATGAGCGGTACTCCATGCTCAGCAAGATTGTTCCGGTGCAGGACTGCTTCTGCCAGGCCATGAACACCTCGTCGGAGCTGGAGCGGCAGTACTGCGAGATGTACATGCGCCATGGCTACGCGAAGCGCGCCTACTTCGTGGGCCCTCTATTCTTCTCGTCGTCATCACCATCCCCTTCCCCGGCCGGCGGCGGCGTGGACGACCAACAGTCACAGTGCATCGGCTGGCTGGACTCGAAGCCAAGCCGCTCGGTGGTGTACCTGTGCTTCGGCAGCCTCACCCACGTCTCCGACGCACAGCTGCAGCAGCTCGCTCTCGGGCTGGAGGCCGCCGGGAAGCCGTTCCTGTGGGTGGTGAGGGACGCCGGGAACTGGACCCCGCCGGAGGGGTGGTCCGAGCGTGTGGGAGACCGAGGGCTCCTCGTCACGGCGTGGGCCCCGCAGACGGCGATACTAGGGCACCCGGCGGTGGGCGCGTTCGTGACGCACTGCGGGTGGAACTCCGTCCTGGAGACGGTGATGGCGGGGGTGCCGGTGCTGACGTGGCCCATGGTGTTCGAGCAGTTCATCACCGAGAGGTTGGTGACGGAGGTGCTGGGCATCGGGGAGCGGCTGTGGCCGTGCGGCGCCGGCCTGCGAAGCACCAGGCACGAGGAGCACGAGGTGGTCCCGGCCGGAGACGTGGCACGTGCGGTGACGGCGTTCATGCGCCCCGGAGGGGCAGGGGACGCGGCGAGGAGCAGGGTGACCGACCTCGCCGCCAAGTGCCGTGCCGCCGTGGCGGAAGGGGGCTCCTCCCACCGTGATCTGCGTCGTCTCGTCGACGATCTCATGGAAGCAAAAGCCAAGAGGAGCTAGCTTGCTTAATTAGTCGGCTGTGTGCATCAATCAATGCAAATGCAAATGCCGAGAATTATCCTTACCCAAAAATGGCCTCTCGGTCATATCCATGTGCCAACTCCAATATAAAAAACgctattatattatgggacggagggagtatatgtttcgGCGAGtccttttgtttgttttttgtGTCTGTGTGTGGCGTGTGCATGATGACAACCTGCATTGCATTCTCTATCTAAACCTAAAGTATTCATATGTAGATATCGAGTACATCCGGAAATAAAATCTAAGATAGGAGAATCGAGCGAAAGAAAAGTCTACTTTACAAGTTGCTTCGCTTGCTAAAGCGCCAGCGGTCATTGTGCCCTAAAAATGTTCATTGATCGCTTGGACACTACTTCATCAGATTACCTAAAACTCCTCCAATAATGGGTATGTGACCGCTATTGTTGACTAAAAGTTAGTGAAGAGTCTACATCACACCATGGGCGCAATATAGTGTCACAACCAGATCAGCGGCGTGTTTATCACTTTGATGTCGACACGTTGATCTAATACTGGGAAGTGGCAAAATGACATGTTGAGAAGCCTCTGGCCACACCTTTCCATAGAGCGAATAAAGAAGAAGATATGACCTCTTCAACAGCTGGGTGAATTCGG
This window encodes:
- the LOC119292216 gene encoding UDP-glycosyltransferase 73C4-like: MNKPSLATTVPRGEEEMASAAAAAASATSSKKTMLRVLIFPFFATSHIEPFTDLAVRLVAAGPAVEATIAVTPANAPVVQSLLRRRGQPEYVKIATYPFPAVEGLPEGVENLGRATEADAWRIDAAALSEHRMRPAQEALARAQSPDAVVTDVHFAWNVRVAGELGAPCVAFSAIGAFPTLALHHLERVDVDDGDADVVTVPQFPAPSIRVPRAELPEFLRGHERYSMLSKIVPVQDCFCQAMNTSSELERQYCEMYMRHGYAKRAYFVGPLFFSSSSPSPSPAGGGVDDQQSQCIGWLDSKPSRSVVYLCFGSLTHVSDAQLQQLALGLEAAGKPFLWVVRDAGNWTPPEGWSERVGDRGLLVTAWAPQTAILGHPAVGAFVTHCGWNSVLETVMAGVPVLTWPMVFEQFITERLVTEVLGIGERLWPCGAGLRSTRHEEHEVVPAGDVARAVTAFMRPGGAGDAARSRVTDLAAKCRAAVAEGGSSHRDLRRLVDDLMEAKAKRS